The Leptospira harrisiae genome segment CAAAGTCTTCCCACTTGGGCCATAACGTACATACCATGAGAGATGGTTCCATCAAGACCCGCTTTTCTTGCGAAATCAGGATCGTTGTGGATGGGGTTAAAATCTCCAGATGCTCCCGCATAACGAACTAAATTTGCATGTTCGATGACTGGGATGTCGAGGGATGGAAGGGACTGACCAACTTCTACTTTATCAAATTCGATTTTTGCCATTGTTAGCCTCCTGTATTAGTCCTTACGAATGAAGATCGCCATCTCAGCAGAAAGGATGGGGTCATTTTTTTCATCATAGATGGTTGTTCTGAATGTTACGATTTCTGCTCTTCCCGATTTTACATCGGCAATTTCGGACTGTGCGTACACTTTGCCCGGATACAGAATTTTGTGGTACGTATACTCTTCTTTTAAGTGAAGGATTTTGGAAAGATCGATACCAAGTTCGGCCATATCGTTCCAAATCTTTGGGTATCCCCAAAACATAATGACTGTAGGGAAAGTTGGTGGAGCAGGAACATCAGAGTATCCAGCTTTTTTTGCTTCTTCTACGTCAAAATAGATTGGGTTTTTTTCGTTGATGGCGAGGCAGAATTCTTTGATCTTTCCTCGTTCCACTGTGAAATCAAAACGATCTAGTTTTTTTCCAACTATATCTTTGGTTATTGCCATTGGCATTTATCTCCTTAATGTTTATCGATCCAAGAAACTAACTCTTTCAAGACGATTGCTCTATCTTCTGGAAGTTCGTTCATGGTTTCGTGGTACAATCCGTCAAAAATTTTCATTGTTTTGTCTTTGGAACTTACCTTTTCGAAGGCTTCCAGTGTTCCTTGAACCAGTGCGATTTGGTCTTCCTTTCCATGGAACATATAAATTGGTACAGTAATTTTTGCTGCCGATTCTAAAGCAAGGGTATAACAGTTGAGCAAATAATCACCTAAGTAAGCACAAACATTTCCATGTACTAAAGGATCTTTTACGTAGGCTTCCACTACCGATTTATCACGTGAAATTAAATTCACATCAAGTCCAGTAGGAATGGTGAGAGTAGGAACAAGTTTTGCCAAAAATCCACCGGCACCTTTTTTAATATCCATGACTAAGTCGGTTTTGACTTTGATAGGAAGGGCGCTACAGATATAAGCATCTAAATCATTTTGGTAGTTATCAGTGGCAGTGTAAAGGAAGGTAATGGCTGCTCCCATAGAATGACCAAGCAAAGTGACTTTGTTTACGCCTTCGTTACGTTTGGCGATATCAATCATTTCTTTGAGGTCAGCAAAAAAATCAGAAAAATGAGTGATGACCCCTCTGCGTCCATCGGATTTTCCGTGGCCTCTGGCATCGATGAGGTAAATGGCGTAGTTACGTTCTGCCATTGCTTCCAATAAAAAATTGTAACGGCCACCGTGTTCACCAATTCCATGGTGGACCACAAGGACACGTTTGACTCCCGATTTAGGTCGGTAAATTTGATAGTAAATTTTACCTCCGTCTTTGTTTTGAAAGGTAGACTCCTCACGGGAGTAGGCTTGTTCCCAATTACTCATAGATGTCAACGATGGACGATGGAAACCTAAAAAGAAAGAACTTTTCCTGTTCGTCGGAAACGAGTTTTCCAAACTGGTTCCATATGCGAGCGACTGTTCCTTTCGCCCTGACGATCTGTTTTTGTCTCTTCAGCTGTTTGAACAAATCAGAAAGACGTTTCCCAGTGGATTTGGTTTTGGAGTTACGAAATGCAAAATCCAAAATTTCGATTTCCAAAGATTTACTACCTTACCATTGGAAAAAAAATCCCGGTCGCCAAAGTAACCTTCCTCTCTCTCGCAAATGGGAAAATACACAAATCACATTCAATACTGATAAAGAGATTTTTTTAAACCATTCGCTTGATTCTCTATTTTTTCCCCCAGGCCAAGAGTATGAATTTAAGGTAAAGAAAGGAGAATATGAATTTTCTTCCCTTTTGGGTTTGTTAGGTGGATCGGAATTTCAAACCCAAGTTTCAGGAAAGTTAAAAATTTATTCAGGAGAAACTCTTTTAAAAGAATGGGACCTAACCGGATTATCTAAGGAACGTTGGTTTTCAAAAAAAGATATTTTCGAAATAGGGGAACAACAATTATTACGATTGGTTTGGGAGAGTCCGGATAGTTATCTTTTTGTCGGCGAACCTTTGTTATATCCAAAAAAAGAGTTTGGTTTTGAAAGTCAGGAATCTGGCAAACCAAAGTCAGTGATTCTCATTGTGATTGATTCCGCTAGAAAGGATTTTTTCGGTTCTTACGGGTATCGTTATTCTGTCACTCCTGTAATGGATGAGATGGCGAAGGAATCGGTATTTTTTGAAAATCCCTTTGCCAATGGAAATTGGACGAAACCTTCAATGATGTCTTTTTTTCATTCCGAGTATTCATCTAACCTCGGTTTGGGGAATTCTTGGTTTTCCACAAAACCTTACCAAAGAAAAGTTTATTATGGAAAAAAAAGAGACAACTTAGCGAAAACCTTTCGTGAAGCAGGTTATTTTACCCAAACAATTATGAATAACGTATTCTTTTTGGATTATACCACAGTTGGTTTGGATTTGGGATTTCACAATTCGTTTCAAGTGGGAATGGACATAGTGGATACGGGAGTCCTGACAAACAAAGCAATCCAATTTGTCAGGGAATACAAAGATAAACCTTATTTTTTACATTTTAATTTAAACACTCCTCATGCTTCTTATTCTCCACCACCAGAGGACATGGCCTCTGTTCGTTCCATTGTTCCTCCAGATGTTTTTTATAGGTATGAATCACCTGTGCAGCGATACCTAGGCGAAATGCATTATACTGACCGAGAGATTGGACGATTAGTTGCTGAATTAAAGAAAGAAGGAATTTATGATGAAACTATGATCATTGTGACCGGTGATCACGGGGAACTATTCAGTGCGCATCATGATTATAGTTACCATTTCATAATGCAAACTCGTTTTGGCCATGGGGAAACTCATTATGACGAAGAAATTAACGTACCGTATTTTATCAAACTTCCTAAGTCCTTAAGAGAAAATTTGGACTCCGATATGGCAAAGGAAACACATGGGGGGCAAATTCGAATTTCCGGCCAGTCTTCTTTGATGTCAATTGCACCAACCATTTTAGGTTTTCTAGAATTGTTGCCAAAAAATTCCACTTACCAAGGTGTCGATTATTCAACTTGCATTCGCATGACAAATGTTTGTCCAAAGGAAAAATTTATTTATACTGAAGGTAGGATGTCCGAATCGGTCCGGACAGAAAACTATAAATACATACGCAGATATCCAGGTTTTACTACTGTTAGGCGAACATTGGCTGGTGAACCTCATACAATGGCCGAAGAATTGTATGATTTAACCAGAGACAAGGATGAAAAAAATAATTTAAGTCCTTTGCCTGAAGGCGAAAGCCTTTTGCAAATAGCTAGAGCAGATTTTCGTCGAGAAAATTTTTTGAAACGAAATAATTTACGAATTCTAATTCCACCTTGTTCGGAACCTCTATGTCGAGACTTCCTTTCTTTGAATGTACAAGGATCCATTTATGATTGGGAGATCTCACCTGCGATCCAACTGGGTTCTGGATCCGCAAAAACAATTTCTTTACAAAAAGAATCAAAACGTTCCAAATCATCGGAAGGCGAAGAGGTGGTATTCAAAACAGTGAATCCAGAACTGGGGGCTTACTTTAGTTTTTCTCGCAATGGAAAAACGATTCCTGT includes the following:
- a CDS encoding FAS1-like dehydratase domain-containing protein; the protein is MAITKDIVGKKLDRFDFTVERGKIKEFCLAINEKNPIYFDVEEAKKAGYSDVPAPPTFPTVIMFWGYPKIWNDMAELGIDLSKILHLKEEYTYHKILYPGKVYAQSEIADVKSGRAEIVTFRTTIYDEKNDPILSAEMAIFIRKD
- a CDS encoding alpha/beta hydrolase, producing the protein MSNWEQAYSREESTFQNKDGGKIYYQIYRPKSGVKRVLVVHHGIGEHGGRYNFLLEAMAERNYAIYLIDARGHGKSDGRRGVITHFSDFFADLKEMIDIAKRNEGVNKVTLLGHSMGAAITFLYTATDNYQNDLDAYICSALPIKVKTDLVMDIKKGAGGFLAKLVPTLTIPTGLDVNLISRDKSVVEAYVKDPLVHGNVCAYLGDYLLNCYTLALESAAKITVPIYMFHGKEDQIALVQGTLEAFEKVSSKDKTMKIFDGLYHETMNELPEDRAIVLKELVSWIDKH
- a CDS encoding MaoC/PaaZ C-terminal domain-containing protein, which produces MAKIEFDKVEVGQSLPSLDIPVIEHANLVRYAGASGDFNPIHNDPDFARKAGLDGTISHGMYVMAQVGRLCTSWAEQKDIAYFGVTFKAMTKLGEKLTIVGTIKKKFEKDGKKTVTVLVEAKNEAGEVKAGGDLVVNAV
- a CDS encoding sulfatase encodes the protein MDDGNLKRKNFSCSSETSFPNWFHMRATVPFALTICFCLFSCLNKSERRFPVDLVLELRNAKSKISISKDLLPYHWKKNPGRQSNLPLSRKWENTQITFNTDKEIFLNHSLDSLFFPPGQEYEFKVKKGEYEFSSLLGLLGGSEFQTQVSGKLKIYSGETLLKEWDLTGLSKERWFSKKDIFEIGEQQLLRLVWESPDSYLFVGEPLLYPKKEFGFESQESGKPKSVILIVIDSARKDFFGSYGYRYSVTPVMDEMAKESVFFENPFANGNWTKPSMMSFFHSEYSSNLGLGNSWFSTKPYQRKVYYGKKRDNLAKTFREAGYFTQTIMNNVFFLDYTTVGLDLGFHNSFQVGMDIVDTGVLTNKAIQFVREYKDKPYFLHFNLNTPHASYSPPPEDMASVRSIVPPDVFYRYESPVQRYLGEMHYTDREIGRLVAELKKEGIYDETMIIVTGDHGELFSAHHDYSYHFIMQTRFGHGETHYDEEINVPYFIKLPKSLRENLDSDMAKETHGGQIRISGQSSLMSIAPTILGFLELLPKNSTYQGVDYSTCIRMTNVCPKEKFIYTEGRMSESVRTENYKYIRRYPGFTTVRRTLAGEPHTMAEELYDLTRDKDEKNNLSPLPEGESLLQIARADFRRENFLKRNNLRILIPPCSEPLCRDFLSLNVQGSIYDWEISPAIQLGSGSAKTISLQKESKRSKSSEGEEVVFKTVNPELGAYFSFSRNGKTIPVRFGRYGLEFQRSITNLEDLIVSERQPEGFPSSSLPWVYNDGAFSGTRESEVQKEMGKEVKKILETWGYIHE